Within Nitrospira sp. MA-1, the genomic segment TCCTGTCGCATCTCTAAAAGACTCTTTGCCGGATGCAACAGGGCACCTTCTCTCCCATTACCCTGACATGCCGAGACTATTGTGCTGGGGCTTGTTTGGATTCCCGAAAGGCCTTCAAGATACCGGTTTGTCGTAATAACCCCCTGACGGAATCAGTGGGCTGAGCCCCATTTTGAAGCCAATTTAATACACGATCTTCTTTAAACGAGGCCTTGTCGCTTTCCTTCAGGGGGTCATAGGTCCCAATGACCTCAAGGAATCGACCGTCCCGCGGCATGCGGGCATCGGCTGCCACTACTCGATAAAATGGCCGTTTATGCCGGCCCACGCGTGTAAGTCTCAAATGTACTGCCACTGGCAATCTCCTCTATCGTGAATATGAATGAATGAAAAAACTCAGGGAGACTTCAAATTTTTACCGGGCATGGATAGCCCGGCGGATCAGCTTCCCGCGCTTTTTTCCTTTTCCCATCCCCATTTGCCCTCCGACCAGGGACTTCATCATGCGTCGGGCATCCAAAAATTGCTTAATGAGCCGATTAACCTCTGGAACGGATGTTCCACTGCCTTTAGCCACACGTTTTTTTCGATTTCCATTTAAAATCGTATGATCCCGTCTTTCGCGGGGGGTCATCGAATCAATAATGGCCACGACCCGTTTCATTTCTTTTTCGGGTACCTGTGCATTCCCGGCTCCGCCGGAACCCATCATCGTTTTAATTTTTTGCCCGCCTGGTAGCATGTCTAGAATTTGATCAAACGACCCGAGTTTATTCACCTGTTTGATCTGATCACGAAAATCTTCCAACGTAAGAGTATTACTCGATACCTTTTTTTGCAATGCGACCGCTTGTTCTTGCGAAAAGCTCTCCTGGGCTTTCTCAATCAAGGTCAGCACATCACCCATCCCGAGAATACGGGAGGCCATCCGGTCGGGATAAAAGGGCTCTAGCGCATCCAGCTTTTCGCCGATCCCGAGAAATTTAATGGGTTTGCCTGTCGCCGCGCGGATTGAGAGCACCGCTCCACCCCGGGCATCCCCTTCGACTTTCGTTAAGATGACCCCAGTGAGACCGAGAGTTTGATTAAAGCGTTCTGCTACAGAAACCGCTTCCTGGCCGGTCATGGAGTCGGCGATGAACAAGACTTCCTGTGGGCTGACTCCTGTTTGGATATCGACCAATTCCTGCATCAACTCTTGATCGATCTGCAATCGACCGCCGGTATCCAAGAGCACCACATCATACCCATGTTCCCGTCCACGAGCGACGCCATTCAGGCAGGTTTGTAGCGCCTGGGCGCCAGGTTGACCTTCGTTTGTTCCCCGATGGACTTGAATGTCCAGGTCAGTGCCCAGCGAGGCCAGCTGATCTCCTGCGGCAGGGCGACGGGGATCGGCGGCCACTAATAAGACCCGCTTGCCTTCGGTTTTAAAATAATTGGCGAGTTTCCCGGTCGTGGTGGTTTTCCCAGATCCTTGCAATCCGACCATCATAATGACGGTAGGGGGTTGTGAAGAGAGATGAAGGGCACTTTGTTCATGACCCAGAAGGTCTCGCAGTTCCTCCCAGACAACTTTCACCACTTGATGGGCGGGTGTGAGACTTTTCAGGACTTCCTGCCCGACGGCCTTGCCCCGAACATTCTCAATAAAGTCCTTAACAATTTTGAAATTGACGTCGGCTTCCAGCAGCGCCAGGCGGACCTCTTTCAAGGCGTCGGTAATATTCTCTTCAGTCAGAACGGCCTGGCCGCGTAACTGCTTGAAAACTTTTTCGATTTTCTCTGTCAGCGTGGTAAACATGAAAAGGGATCCAATGGAACATGAACCATTTTAAGCAAACCCAAGACAATAGTGAACATACGACAGACATGTCAAGTTGAGCGCAACCTCTTGGAGGGGCAAAATCTAGTTGGTTTCGAAGGGTTATTTTTTGGATTTATGGCTTTTGTGGGAACTCCCCCGATGGGCAAACAGGCCCTATCAAGGTCGGCTCCGTGGGTAGGGAATGCCGAAGGAATCCCGAGACTCTATGGATCATACTAGCTCTCAAAGAGGCAGGTCGTTATCATGAATCGATACGTCCAGCCAATTGAAGTCATCTAGAATGGCTCGTGTCAAATTTTACTTGGGTTTAATTGATTCAATCTTCTCCTTTCTGTTTTCTTCCATGAGAAAATAAGCGAAATCATGAGAAAAACTGGCAAGATTCTTCTGCTTATCCTTCCTGGACTGTTCCTTCTCTATACTCTGGTAGGTTTTCTGGTGATTCCCTGGGCGATTACCACGAAGGTTCCTCCCAGGTTATCGGAGCAACTGGGTCGGCCAGTCTCGATCAAGGATGCCAGCTTTAATCCCTTTCTATTTAAGCTGCAGGTGGAAGGGTTTGATATTCAGGAACAGGATGGATCATTTTTGCTGGGGTTTAATGAACTGTTCATTGATTTCGAACCGGCCGCTTCCCTAGGGAAGCGAGCCTACATTTTTGCGGAAATTCGCTTGAAGCTTCCTTATGGATTGGCATGGGTTCGTCCCGACGGGTCCTTGAATTTGGCCGAATTAGGCTCCTCTTCAGAGGCCCAGCTTGACGATAACCCGTCACAAGAATCGGAATCCTTGCCTCCGGTCAGGATTGAGCATATCTCCATTCAACAGGGAATGGTGGAATTTCGGGATCATTCACGTCCCACCCCATTTGTGGCGCACTTCGTGCCAATCAATCTCACATTGGATGATTTTAGTACGCAACAAGGTCAGACTAATTCTTATTCACTCTCAGCCGAACGCAGTGCAGGGGAGAAAATTACCTGGGAAGGGACGATCACTCTAGAACCATTTCAGTCCGAAGGCCGCTTGGTTTTTGAAGATTATCAAATTCCCAGGCTCTGGACCTACATACAGGATCTGGTTCGATTTCAGATTCCTCAAGGACAAGTGACCGTGAAAGGGCATTATCGATTGTCTACGACAGACCAGGGGGTCAATGTGCTGGTCGATGGGGGAAGTTTGAGGATTCAGGATTTACAGATTCAGGAGAAAGGGACCATTACTCCCGTACTCACGATTCCGCTCTTTGAGGTCAACGGCGTCTCGGTTGACTTGGCCAAACAGGACCTGCGCATCACTTCGATACAGTCTCGGGATGCCCGTTTCACTGGATGGGTCGGGAAGGATGGGGTGGTGAATTATCACACGCTGTTTTCACCCGTGGGTTCTGAAAGTCAGACCGCTCCTGAACCGGAAACCTCCCCGGCCAATTCCTGGAAGATGGTTGTTGAGGATCTTGCCTTGGATAACTTCACGATTGATTTCGAGGATCGCCAGCCCGAAGACCCTGTCACACTGCTATTGGACATGTTGCATTTTCACACCTCGGATGTATCTATGGCCATGGATCGGCCTCTTCCTATTGATCTTTCGTTTCAGCTTAATGAAACCGGAAAGGCCAACTTGCAAGGAACTCTCCAGATCGACCCCTTGGAAGTTGCGCTGGATTTGTCGCTGACCGAATTCGCCCTCAAGCCGTTTCAACCCTATGTCGCCCCGTTTGTTCAATTTGAGGTCGGTGATGGCGCGCTCATGTTGCGGGGAAAGACGCACTATCAGGCGGGGCACAAGACTCAACCGATGGTGACGTTTGAGGGAGGGATGGGAGTGTCAAAATTGGCTCTTGACGATCCCATGCAGACCAAACCTTTTCTCACGTGGGAGGCATTGGAACTCAAAGAGTTAAACCTTCAAATCGAACCGACTTCGGTCAAACTCCAGGAAATCGAGTTGACTAACCCTGAACTCGTCCTCTTGATTGATGAGGACGGAGGGATAAACCTCAAGCGGTTGTTTTCCCCGCCAGGACCCGTGTCTCAAGAAGAGACGACGGCAGACGATAAGCCACCAAAAGCAGAAACCACCGGGGAGCCACCGACTCCGGTCAAAATTGAGGCCGTCACCCTCACCAACCTCATGGCTCGTATTTCGGATCGATCGATTTCCCCCAATGTCGTTACGAACATTGAGGGGCTGACCGGCACCATTAAAGAGCTATCTTCGGATCAATTAGCCAAAGCCGATGTCGCCTTACAAGGGACGATTGATAAACATTCCCCATTCAAGATTGCCGGGCAAATTAATCCTTTGAGTGAAGAGGCCTATACGGATGTGACCCTCACGTTCAACAATCTTGATCTTCCTACTGTCTCTCCCTATTCAGCCCATTTTGTCGGGTATCCCATCACGAAGGGGAAGCTATCGTTGGATCTCGGATATAAAGTTTCTGAAAAGACTCTGGTTGGTGCCAATAAAGTGTTGATTGACCAGCTGACGATGGGAAAAAAGGTCGAGAATCCGGATGCCATGTCGTTGCCGATTCCTCTTGCCTTAGCCTTGCTCAAAGACCGCAAAGGACAGATCGATATTGATTTGCCGGTTCGCGGTAATTTGAATGAGCCGGATTTCAGCTACGGAGGCGTCATCTGGAATGCCTTGGGGAATCTCTTGACGAAAGTTGCCACCTCTCCTTTTGCCATGGTCGGAGGATTGGTGGGTGGCAGTGGTGATGATCTGCAATATGTGGCCTTTCCTGCCGGTAATGCCCAGTTGTCTCCTGCTGAGCAAGAAAAGCTGAATGTGCTTGGTCAGGCGTTGGCCGATCGACCGGCCTTGAGACTGGACATTGCCGGGGCCGCCGACCCTCAGGTTGATCGTCAGGGTTTGGCTGAAGGTCAATTGTTGAAACAACTGCAAAAGCGAAAGTTTATTCAGGGATCCTCTTCTTCGACGAAGGGGGTGTCTCTCGAACAGATTGAACTAAGTCTAGAGGAGGAAGGGCGCTTGCTCGCAGAGGTGTATGCCGAGCAATTTGGAGCGCAACCCAATACTCCGGCTTCTTCTTCGGAAGGGAAAGCTCCAGCCATTCCTTCACTTAAGCAGATGAGATCAAAATTCCTTGAATCGATCAAGGTGGAGGATGAGCAGCTTCGTCTCCTGGCTCAGCAACGGGCTCAAGGCATTCGAGAATTTCTCATCCAGGAAGGAAAGGTGTCCGGTGACCGATTGTTCCTCCTCGAACCAAACCTAAGTCCCCTCACGGAAGAGCAAACCGTTCGGAGTCCTTTGGCCTTAGCCGCGAAGTGAGTCCCTTTCCCAAGATTCTCATGGTCGTGGTGTTGATCGTGTTTTCTCTGATTTAAGGTGAATCCGCTTCCCTGGAATATCCTCACTCTGCCGCTTGGGTATCCGATTGCTGGTATCCTCCTGGTGCTCTTCGTTGGCTTGTGGCTTGTACATTTGCGAGTGGGCAATGCCTCATTAGCGGATGTGGGATTTTGTTTGGGATTTGGCTTTGTCGTTTTTGTTTGCGGAATAGAGGGCGAGGGCAGTCCTTGGCGACGCGCTCTCGTTGTGAGCATGGGGGGTGCATATGCCTGCCGGTTGGGCTGGTACCTGTGGAAGAATCGCATTTGGAGAAAGTCGGAGGACCTTCGGTATAAAACTATTCGGGCAGTGCTGGGCAAATGGGAGTCGATCGGAATCTTTTGGTACTTCATGCTGCAAGTTCCTGTTTGTCTGTTCTTTGGATTTCTCCTGTGCTGGATTATGGGCCATCCCGAATCGGCGGTAAGAAGCTGGGATTTTCTGGGCCTCGGGATATTTTTGCTGGCCTTCTTTGGAGAGGCTCTTGCGGATATTCAACTTGAACGGTTCCGCTCAGATCCGACGAAACAGGGCAAGGTCTTACAGACAGGGTTGTGGCGGTATTCCCGTCATCCGAATTATTTTTTTGAAATCCTACAGTGGTGTGCCTATGTTCCGTTGGCAGTTGGACTGCCAGGGGCATGGATGGCTATCGTGTGGCCTTTGCTCATGATGTCGTCACTCTTATGGGTGACAGGAGTGCCTTTGGCCGAGGCTCAGGCTATGAACAGCAGGGGGGAAGGGTATCGCCTCTATCAACGAACCACGAACAAATTGTTTCCCTGGCTGCCCAGACGAAACAAGTCATAAAAAAGAGGAGGAGAACTATGTTGTGGGATTCTCAAGCCGGCTTTAGACATTGTTGGAAAAATCCACGAGGATTTCTGGTTTTGGCCGGTCTTTTGGTATTGATGACCCTGGCACATGGCTGTGCATTTGTCCGGGGAGAAGTGGGTGAGCCTTTTCCCGAGGATGGGCTTCAGACGATTGAGAAAGGCATCACGAATCGCCAAGAAGTCGCCCAGCAATTTGGCGCCCCTGATGACATTGTCCAGGCAAATGGCCATGAGATTTTTCACTACCGCCGCTTTGACAGCAAGTTGGGGTGGTTGCTGTTTTTTTCTCGCCTCAATATTGGCAGTGATCATCTCTGGGTATTTTTTAATCCTCAAGGGATCGTGGATGACGTGGTGTTTGGCAATAGGACCAAGAATGTGGAATTTCAAATCTGGCCGTTTGGGGAGTAGGGCAATGGATGGGGTCTTTGGAAAAGCTGGAATTCTTGGAGTCCTGTTGCTTTTCTCCCTGTCGGGCTGCGACTTTCGTCGTGTGGTGGTGAATGATCCATTGGTGGCCGATTCTCTCGAAGTGTTGGTGCCAGGAAAAAGCACGATGCAGGATATAGCCACGGCCTTAGGAGCTCCTGATGAGATTGAGGAAGGAGCCAGCGGAATGGTCTTTCGCTACCGATATGGAGATAGCAAGACCATGCGGGTAAATTTTGGTTGGCTTCTTCGTGTATTGTTGCCCGTCGTGCCATCCATGAATTTGGGGAGAGGTGAAGGGGTCACCTATATTTTACATGTGGCGTTGCGACCGGATTTGACCTTTGATCATTCGGTCATTCAGCCCCCACCCGATAACCCCCATTTCTGGTTTTGGCCGTTTTAACTGACACTGGGCGGATGCTGCCCATGAGGAGTCTTTTATCCTCTTTTGGATATTAGGGAATCTTGTTGTTTGTGATTATGAGAATTTTATCTTGGCGAGTTCAACAGGGCCTTGATCTTCCCCCACGACACCGGACACAGAGTTAAGCTGCCTGTTCAAATACTATCGGGATCTGATGTCCGATAGCCGAATGCCTTCTCTGCCGATTGTAATACGTTTCAATGTACTCAAAAATACTGACTTTCGCCATGCGCCGTGTCGTGTACCGCATTCGATGAACAAGTTCGACCTTCAGCGTGTGAAAGAAACTTTCTGTGACGGCATTATCGTAACAGGTCGCCCTTCGCCCCATGCTACAACGCAACCGATTGTTCGCCAGCAATCGCTGGTAGCATTTTGAGCAATACTGGCTGCCCCGATCAGAGTGGAGGATGGTGCCCTTTGGGAAGCTACGACGGAACAAAGCCATGCTCAGGGCATCACACACCAGTTGTTGCGTCATGCGTCGGTTCATCGACCATCCCACAATCGCTCGTGAATACAAATCCATCACCACCGCGAGATACAGCCACCCCTCGGTTGTCCAGACATAGGTGATATCACTGGTCCATTTCTGATTCGGAGCCTCCGCGCGAAAGTCTTGTTCGAGCAGGTCTGGTGCCACTGGTTTTGAATGAGTCGAGTCAGTGGTGACTTTGAATTTCTTCGCCTGAATGGCTTTCAGCCCCAGTAGCTGCATCCTGCGGCCAATGCGGTTTTCGCTACACCTGAGGCCCTCATGGCGTAAGGTCTTCGTAATCCGTGGCGCACCATACCGTTGGCGGTGCTCAGCAAAGATCTCGCGTATCCGTCTATCTAGTTGATGGTTCGAGCACACGTGCTGACTCTGGTCACGCACG encodes:
- a CDS encoding IS3 family transposase; its protein translation is MRYQFIAEQKKAWPVTLLCGILDVSRSGYYDWTVRDQSQHVCSNHQLDRRIREIFAEHRQRYGAPRITKTLRHEGLRCSENRIGRRMQLLGLKAIQAKKFKVTTDSTHSKPVAPDLLEQDFRAEAPNQKWTSDITYVWTTEGWLYLAVVMDLYSRAIVGWSMNRRMTQQLVCDALSMALFRRSFPKGTILHSDRGSQYCSKCYQRLLANNRLRCSMGRRATCYDNAVTESFFHTLKVELVHRMRYTTRRMAKVSIFEYIETYYNRQRRHSAIGHQIPIVFEQAA
- the rpsP gene encoding 30S ribosomal protein S16, whose amino-acid sequence is MAVHLRLTRVGRHKRPFYRVVAADARMPRDGRFLEVIGTYDPLKESDKASFKEDRVLNWLQNGAQPTDSVRGLLRQTGILKAFRESKQAPAQ
- a CDS encoding DUF1295 domain-containing protein translates to MNPLPWNILTLPLGYPIAGILLVLFVGLWLVHLRVGNASLADVGFCLGFGFVVFVCGIEGEGSPWRRALVVSMGGAYACRLGWYLWKNRIWRKSEDLRYKTIRAVLGKWESIGIFWYFMLQVPVCLFFGFLLCWIMGHPESAVRSWDFLGLGIFLLAFFGEALADIQLERFRSDPTKQGKVLQTGLWRYSRHPNYFFEILQWCAYVPLAVGLPGAWMAIVWPLLMMSSLLWVTGVPLAEAQAMNSRGEGYRLYQRTTNKLFPWLPRRNKS
- a CDS encoding DUF748 domain-containing protein, which produces MRKTGKILLLILPGLFLLYTLVGFLVIPWAITTKVPPRLSEQLGRPVSIKDASFNPFLFKLQVEGFDIQEQDGSFLLGFNELFIDFEPAASLGKRAYIFAEIRLKLPYGLAWVRPDGSLNLAELGSSSEAQLDDNPSQESESLPPVRIEHISIQQGMVEFRDHSRPTPFVAHFVPINLTLDDFSTQQGQTNSYSLSAERSAGEKITWEGTITLEPFQSEGRLVFEDYQIPRLWTYIQDLVRFQIPQGQVTVKGHYRLSTTDQGVNVLVDGGSLRIQDLQIQEKGTITPVLTIPLFEVNGVSVDLAKQDLRITSIQSRDARFTGWVGKDGVVNYHTLFSPVGSESQTAPEPETSPANSWKMVVEDLALDNFTIDFEDRQPEDPVTLLLDMLHFHTSDVSMAMDRPLPIDLSFQLNETGKANLQGTLQIDPLEVALDLSLTEFALKPFQPYVAPFVQFEVGDGALMLRGKTHYQAGHKTQPMVTFEGGMGVSKLALDDPMQTKPFLTWEALELKELNLQIEPTSVKLQEIELTNPELVLLIDEDGGINLKRLFSPPGPVSQEETTADDKPPKAETTGEPPTPVKIEAVTLTNLMARISDRSISPNVVTNIEGLTGTIKELSSDQLAKADVALQGTIDKHSPFKIAGQINPLSEEAYTDVTLTFNNLDLPTVSPYSAHFVGYPITKGKLSLDLGYKVSEKTLVGANKVLIDQLTMGKKVENPDAMSLPIPLALALLKDRKGQIDIDLPVRGNLNEPDFSYGGVIWNALGNLLTKVATSPFAMVGGLVGGSGDDLQYVAFPAGNAQLSPAEQEKLNVLGQALADRPALRLDIAGAADPQVDRQGLAEGQLLKQLQKRKFIQGSSSSTKGVSLEQIELSLEEEGRLLAEVYAEQFGAQPNTPASSSEGKAPAIPSLKQMRSKFLESIKVEDEQLRLLAQQRAQGIREFLIQEGKVSGDRLFLLEPNLSPLTEEQTVRSPLALAAK
- the ffh gene encoding signal recognition particle protein, whose translation is MFTTLTEKIEKVFKQLRGQAVLTEENITDALKEVRLALLEADVNFKIVKDFIENVRGKAVGQEVLKSLTPAHQVVKVVWEELRDLLGHEQSALHLSSQPPTVIMMVGLQGSGKTTTTGKLANYFKTEGKRVLLVAADPRRPAAGDQLASLGTDLDIQVHRGTNEGQPGAQALQTCLNGVARGREHGYDVVLLDTGGRLQIDQELMQELVDIQTGVSPQEVLFIADSMTGQEAVSVAERFNQTLGLTGVILTKVEGDARGGAVLSIRAATGKPIKFLGIGEKLDALEPFYPDRMASRILGMGDVLTLIEKAQESFSQEQAVALQKKVSSNTLTLEDFRDQIKQVNKLGSFDQILDMLPGGQKIKTMMGSGGAGNAQVPEKEMKRVVAIIDSMTPRERRDHTILNGNRKKRVAKGSGTSVPEVNRLIKQFLDARRMMKSLVGGQMGMGKGKKRGKLIRRAIHAR